The Papaver somniferum cultivar HN1 chromosome 3, ASM357369v1, whole genome shotgun sequence genome includes a region encoding these proteins:
- the LOC113359350 gene encoding transcription initiation factor IIB-like produces MEESYCSDCKSVTAVISDHSTGDTICCDCGLVLEDHLIDETSEWRTFADEPANNDPHRVGDKSNPLLSNNGLTTLISMPNKGGEYPSSNSFRRFNQANMKDPDKGLIEAFRRLRRCLTDWVLFLL; encoded by the coding sequence atggAGGAATCTTACTGTTCAGATTGCAAAAGTGTTACAGCCGTGATATCTGATCATTCTACCGGAGACACGATTTGTTGCGACTGTGGACTCGTATTAGAAGACCACTTAATTGATGAAACATCTGAATGGAGAACATTCGCTGACGAACCAGCTAATAATGATCCTCATCGTGTTGGGGATAAATCAAATCCTCTGCTGTCTAATAATGGTCTAACCACATTGATTTCCATGCCTAATAAGGGTGGCGAATATCCCTCTTCTAATTCTTTTAGGCGGTTTAATCAAGCAAATATGAAAGATCCTGACAAGGGCCTTATCGAGGCGTTCAGGCGATTGAGGCGATGTCTGACAGATTGGGTCTTGTTTCTACTATAA